A window from Drosophila nasuta strain 15112-1781.00 chromosome 3, ASM2355853v1, whole genome shotgun sequence encodes these proteins:
- the LOC132794284 gene encoding probable insulin-like peptide 5 yields the protein MNKCKQTQLMVVSLSLLLVLLLTVAVNNVNGAATVQVCGSALSDTLFLYCRGQFSGLPVHKRGSLDLFDYVEQQPGNELDLDDTMTHLSHGPAASSVLATRRLHRGVVDECCRKPCTYAEMSNYCLN from the exons atgaacaaatgcaaacaaacacagCTGATGGTggtgtcgctgtcgctgttgcttgtgctgctgttgacgGTGGCAGTGAACAACGTAAACGGTGCAGCAACCGTTCAAGTCTGTGGCTCGGCTCTGTCGGATACACTTTTCCTTTACTGCAGGGGTCAATTCTCTGGTCTACCAGTCCACAAACGAGGCTCAC TGGATCTCTTTGACTACGTCGAGCAGCAGCCTGGCAACGAGCTCGACCTGGACGACACCATGACGCACCTCAGCCATGGGCCAGCAGCCTCCTCGGTGCTGGCAACCAGACGATTGCATCGTGGCGTTGTCGATGAGTGTTGCCGCAAGCCGTGCACCTATGCCGAGATGAGCAACTATTGCCTGAACTAA